Genomic segment of Malus domestica chromosome 15, GDT2T_hap1:
TAATTCCAATAATATATAAGttttttcaaaccaaaaaaaagaGTTCAAATCTAGAAACCTCCCCCACTAGCAGTGGTGAAGCCAGAATTTATCGGAGGGAGGGGCGAACTTCCGGCAATTTGTAAACCCAATCTCAGTGAAGACATCACTTCGGCATTTCCCTCTTCATCAAAATCACACTTGAATAGATAGCAATAACGGCAAAATGCGGTATCTTTTACtatactatactccaaccacttaaaattatcaaaccaaCGGGTGACAAAACATCGATTATTGCTAACTTTTATGGGCATGATGTGATCTTTAGGTTGACAAGGATTGTTTTGGAGATAATGTCGGCGAATTGCTTCACGATAATTAGGTGAATAATCAAGCATTCAATGTCTATGTCCAGGGTTTACATGAAGATTAGACAGTATTTCATCCAACTCAGTGACCTCACTTTGTTGGGAACTACCCGGAATACTCGAAGAAGAAATATTTGGAATATTCGAAAGAGGACTACTCGGAATATTCGAAGAAGGACTAGccggaatatttgaaggaggatttaagcTGTTTCTTATAGTATCGTTCCATTGTTTAACTGtatatgaaaaagaaaagaaaaaagtcttAGACTCTTAATTCTAGAGTAAGCTATACTATAGTCAATATGAGTACTAACTAATTaaaccaacaattcaattaatcaataccaatattcatataaattatttaatacacaaaaattcaattaataGATTATATATcaataatcaagaattcaattttTACTCTAGACAataatttcattcatcaataaTCATTCATAGGATTCATATTTATATGCAaaaatcaataatcaataactaTATTAGTGTATTACTCTATGATTCtatattaattaactaaaattttgtattaattaatcaattagcGTTAGAGATAATATAAATTAGaaagttaaaaaatttacctaaaattgagagagaagtgGAAAACCAACCCATCAGGTTGGCTGCTGTGCTGAAGGTTTTCAAACAGTGGGGTGGTTTTCAAAAAGTGAAGGTCTACTTTGAAAAATGGAAGGCACGGGGACAGTGGTCCCCTttaaaattttctatttttttaagcAATTAACGAAACGGCATCGTTTGTTTaaggatttttcttttttttttaaatactaaaTGAAACGGCATGagggatttaaaaaaaaattccataagTTGCTGCTGTGCAGCAGCAAACCCAGAAACCGATCCACAGATTACAGTGCAGCTATTCATTCCGACGAGACCAGAGGGGCGGAACCACTTTCATGGGCTTAATTTCCGGCAAGGGGAGGGGCGGCCGCCCCTCCCAGTCCCTCTGTAGCTTCGCCACTGTCCACTAGTGACAAAATGGATTAGAAGAAAACATTCCAAGATACACGAAAAACATTGCCTATgacatttaattaaaattgACAGTGGAgaaattaattgttttttgGGGCCATGCATGCACCTTGAATAAGACTTAGTAGTGTCCACCTTTTAATGTTGTGCACCGATTATAATTTTTGTTGTGAAATCCCACCAATCTTTTGTCCACTTGTTCCAATTTTGCTGAATTGGGGAACTTGATTTTCTTCAAATTGTCTTTGAATATAACCAGCCACCCTGTTTTGTCCAAATCCCAATCAGAAAATATTCTTAATTCATGATATATTAgaagaaaaagttaaaaatatgACACAATATTTATGACATTTAATTGTCATCATACTCGAATACACAAATAATTCAATGCGCAATTAACGGTTAAAAATgttaatcacattaaaaatgaaatgatttaTATGAAACAAGAATATTAAACTTACAGCATTTCACTTCAATTATATATCTACACTGTGCAAGTTTATCTCTTCGACCGTCACTTCGATAGCATTGTAAAGATTATGTCCGTACTATGTAAACTGCTTTCGTCATAAACAAGTGTCCTGAGCGCCGATTAGACGGTGCCAACAAAACCAAAGGCCACGTGGGCAGCCTTTACTGCTCGTTTATTTACGGCGCGTTGTTGTCCAATCCAGGTAAGCTTTTGAATGACGAGGTGGTGTGACAGCCTTTACCAAGCTGTGCCTCTGACCCCACTTGACTCTCTTGTGGGAtccatttctttttcctttactTGCTCATTTGCATTTTTTCCTTTACCCCGTCGGGCCCgtccttcttttctcttttttgtaTCATCACTTTTTATGTCTTGGTCAATCGCCAACTCAACTTCAATTGTCGCAACTCAATGTTAATCCAAAGGCTTTTTCAAAAGTCGGATTTTTTATAAATTCttgtcattttttaattttgatataatttttataatattagcgtaaaaattaatgttaaattttgaaatgatagAAAGTTTATAAAGAATCTCATTTTAAAAGagtttcttttgaatttggataGTGCTAGAGAAACTAAATTggtagacaaaattttgtaaattaagggctagtttggtattgctgtattttgaaaaaaaattgtttctgctgtgttgtgagaataatcTCATTTTGCTtcttcacgttttcagcttttttcacctaaaactgtgaaaataagttgtttttaagtgtttaccaaacaccttttttagctcaactttttttatacccattttttataaaagcatctcAATATCAAATCAGTactaaatgacatggaaattgataattgaattatgaCTGAAACGTTGGTAAACGTGTTCATTTCTATTAATAATACAtcattaatttgtaaattttatttacaaatttagtgcATTTAGCATtatccttagcatttctctgaTATCCAAGACAAAGACTTTTAGGAAGCAAAATAATCCACCAATTGTAGTATAAAGtataattaaaaggaaaattgaagTAGAAAAACATCTCCTACCCCTCTCCAACCCCTCCAACCCTTCCAACTACGACCTCACCTGGCGACAATACAATACAGAGAATATCCACTCCACAATACAAACATAAAGATAAAACGGAAACCAAAAAGTGAAAAGTTAACAATGGTTAGTTGGTAACATGCAAGCAATATAATCCCAACAACACAACCTCCACTTTTCAGTCCCCTCACTCCTAAAAGctgtctcctcctcctcctcctcctccactccCACTTCTCAAAAACTCTTAAACTTTCAATGGATCCGTGTCCCTTCGTACGGCTCAATGTCGACTCTCTTGCTCTTAAGCTCCCCCACGCCACCAGACCCGCCGGTCCGGGAGTCCACTCCTCCACCACCCCTTGCTTCTGCCATCTCAAGATCAAAAACTTCCCTCCCCAAACCTCCATTGTCAACCTCTCCACTTCCACCGGCGACTCCCCGCCGGAATCCTCCACGTCCGCTCCCGGCTTCCACGTGGATCCCACCATGCTCAGGAGGCTGGCCGGGAAGACCGTCGCTCTCCGGGTCTCAGTTTATactggtcggatgggccagacgtGCGGCGTTACTAGTGGGAAGTTGCTCGGTCGAGTCCAACTTAACATTGACTTGAACTCGGCCAAGGCCCACTCAACCGCGATACACAGCGGGTGGGTGAAATTAGGGAAGGACTGCGACAAGCCCTCCGCCAGGCTGCACTTGATGGTTCGAGCTGAACCAGACCCCCGGTTCGTTTTCCAATTCGGAGGTGAGCCGGAGTGCAGCCCGGTGATTTTTCAGATTCAAGGGCGGGACATACGACAGCCCGTTTTTAGCTGCAAGTTCAGTGCGGACCGTAACTCCAGAAACCGGTGAGTTTTCCTTTACTTGCGGTTCTGGCGCACTATAGTCATGAGTGATTGACTTGAGCTAACGTGAGCCCTGAGTAGTGGTTAACCTGAATGCGTAAAttattctcttttttctttttctgtgttTCTTTTTTGGGTGAGTTACTTTTTTATCTGTGTCGTTTTTGGCGATTTGGGTTTTGGATTACGCATTTTTGGGGTGGCAGTATTAGGTGGCGTCCAAGAGTCACATGCCCAGTTGGTTCAATTTTTAGGATTTTACGTTCTTTCTTCATGCTAGTTAGTGCCTCTCCAtgtgttttcttttttgaattaCTTTCTTTTTTACTAAATTGAGTTAGTCGTCCTGATAATGTTAACGAGAAATACTTTAAAATAAAACGATTGAAAAAAAATACGCAATACTTGTAATGGAACATTTCACCTGGTTTGGATATATCTTCGTCGTTCTTGTTCAATCTTAGCAGACTGACTGTATATATGGTATATTGAATTACTTAACAATCACTCATTAACGGTTAAATATGGCCGTCAGATGTCATTCCAACAGATCTGACAAACCGAACAAGAACATGGATGTATTGTAGCCAAGTCCATGAATGTCTGGTAAATTGGTTGCTTGGCTTCAAAGATTTTGCTGTTAATTTTCCTGCTTCCACCAGCCGAGAATGTTAACTGAAGCAAAACACCAACCAAATGATTTGAAACAACTTGGAAGTATTTTCGAACTATTAGCGGTAGTTGCGTTGCATATCCAGTCAAACAGAAAATCCTCAAACTGTATCTTTCATAGTCTGATTAGATTCCCTCCCATGTGCCTATGTATTTGGTCTCAAATTCTACATGTTCTGTTTAAGATTATATTCCTGTTTTTGATAGTTTCCTTCCTCTGCCCTAATCCCtattaaacaaattaattaaactaataTGATcataatgattaattaattcttgatCTTGTGTGGAATCTGCAGATCTCTCCAATCAGATTATACCACCATTAACAATAATAGAGGATGGATGAGAACATTATCTGGTGAAAAGCCATGGAGGGAAAGAAAGGGGTGGATGATAACAATTCATGACCTATCCGGCTCGCCTGTGGCGGCCGCTTCCATGATCACTCCCTTCGTACCCTCTCCGGGCACTGACCGCGTATCCAGGTCAAACCCTGGAGCGTGGCTCATCCTCCGACCCCATGGGTTCTCAATCAGCAGTTGGAAGCCATGGGGCCGTCTTGAGGCATGGCGCGAGAGAGGGCCTATTGATGGCTTGGGGTACAAGTTTGAGCttgtcactgacaatgggcctAGCAGCAGCATTACCATTGCCGAAGGTACAATGAGCGTCAAAAAGGGCGGACAGTTTTGCATCGACAGTAGGTTAAATAGAGATTCAGGTTTGAAATCGAGGTCACCCGTGAAAGGTTTCGTGACGGGGTCAACCGTGGAAGGCGTAGGAAAGGTTAGCAAGCCGGTGGTACAAGTCGGAGTGCAGCATGTAACTTGCATGGCTGATGCTGCTCTTTTCGTCGCGCTTTCTGCCGCCAT
This window contains:
- the LOC103400735 gene encoding uncharacterized protein, which gives rise to MDPCPFVRLNVDSLALKLPHATRPAGPGVHSSTTPCFCHLKIKNFPPQTSIVNLSTSTGDSPPESSTSAPGFHVDPTMLRRLAGKTVALRVSVYTGRMGQTCGVTSGKLLGRVQLNIDLNSAKAHSTAIHSGWVKLGKDCDKPSARLHLMVRAEPDPRFVFQFGGEPECSPVIFQIQGRDIRQPVFSCKFSADRNSRNRSLQSDYTTINNNRGWMRTLSGEKPWRERKGWMITIHDLSGSPVAAASMITPFVPSPGTDRVSRSNPGAWLILRPHGFSISSWKPWGRLEAWRERGPIDGLGYKFELVTDNGPSSSITIAEGTMSVKKGGQFCIDSRLNRDSGLKSRSPVKGFVTGSTVEGVGKVSKPVVQVGVQHVTCMADAALFVALSAAIDLSMDACRLFSHKLRRELCHDEQNCFS